One region of Oryza glaberrima chromosome 7, OglaRS2, whole genome shotgun sequence genomic DNA includes:
- the LOC127779004 gene encoding uncharacterized protein LOC127779004 → MMVGGSGHRWWSAAPAARRLLHGGRSFQSEGIPPELAKHPRLWSLLRTALSNKVHPLLQNIDNLSKKEQLRNLTKSWVKEQRGTIISPWLFGGSSLTLFSLGYMGALLGDDYQQDLKNNGKLN, encoded by the exons ATGATGGTGGGGGGTTCCGGGCACAGGTGGTGGTCGGCGGCCCCAGCTGCGCGGCGGCTTCTCCATGGCGGCCGCTCCTTCCAATCGGAAGGCATCCCGCCGGAGCTAGCAAAGCACCCTCGTCTCTGGAGTCTCCTCCGCACAGCTCTAAGCAACAAG GTTCATCCACTGCTGCAGAATATTGATAATCTGTCAAAAAAGGAACAGCTTCGCAACTTAACTAAGAG CTGGGTTAAGGAGCAGCGAGGTACAATCATATCACCATGGCTGTTTGGAGGATCCTCATTGACGTTGTTCTCACTTGGATATATGGGGGCTCTTTTGGGTGATGATTATCAGCAGGACCTCAAGAACAATGGGAAACTTAATTAG
- the LOC127779003 gene encoding uncharacterized protein LOC127779003, which produces MAGLVRSVGEKLLRRRSSARRFSLDEAQAALMKLEGPKREEVVRMMRDWEATLDDHILANIRNIHALRTHQAGFFNCVLNRLGVPKGGLRDMWLWRASLTAMFFTSYVLGYCSTHHIINNYEQDHEA; this is translated from the exons ATGGCAGGCCTGGTACGATCCGTCGGCGAGAAGCTGCTTcggcgccgctcctccgcccgcCGCTTCTCCTTGGACGAG GCACAGGCAGCGCTTATGAAGCTGGAGGGTCCCaagagggaggaggtggtgagGATGATGCGCGATTGGGAGGCGACGCTGGACGACCACATCCTCGCCAATATCCGCAACATCCACGCTCTGCGCACCCATCAAGCTGGCTTCTTCAATTG CGTGCTGAATCGTTTGGGAGTGCCAAAGGGGGGCTTAAGAGATATGTGGCTATGGCGCGCCAGCCTTACTGCCATGTTCTTCACCTCTTATGTGCTTGGCTACTGCTCGACTCATCACATCATCAACAACTATGAACAAGATCATGAGGCCTAG
- the LOC127779005 gene encoding uncharacterized protein LOC127779005, translated as MASGSAMGRAMMRAALAGSKSSPAHRRLLHGSPSHRTSTSKEEVDILLDRLKETGTKSMDMATLDQTLDSVNSALSGAMARRAQRAYVSIGVVIIGFTVGAFSATPASYLLSE; from the exons ATGGCTTCTGGGTCAGCGATGGGGAGGGCGATGATGCGCGCCGCGTTGGCTGGGTCCAAGTCTTCTCCTGCTCATCGCCGTCTTCTCCACGGCAGTCCTTCCCATAGAACAAGTACTAGCAAGGAAGAG GTTGATATCCTTCTGGATCGCTTGAAGGAAACAGGTACTAAATCAATGGACATGGCTACACTGGATCAGACTCTTGATAG CGTTAATTCAGCACTCTCGGGTGCAATGGCCCGTAGAGCTCAGCGGGCATACGTGAGTATTGGAGTCGTTATTATTGGCTTCACAGTTGGTGCCTTCTCAGCCACTCCGGCAAGCTACCTGCTTTCCGAATAG
- the LOC127779006 gene encoding uncharacterized protein LOC127779006 codes for MAAALRSLLCRPPLTTHFRRLLHDAPAPDQKLAKMKKLQDEQQQDWDAIVRMMVRSKMQTYNVVPDGEDPPWARRVFRVLVTIGVSFICGCNLSERTYHKHVIRTNHP; via the exons aTGGCGGCTGCACTTCGATCCCTCCTGTGTCGCCCGCCGCTGACCACCCacttccgccgcctcctccacgacGCGCCGGCGCCAGATCAG AAGCTCGCCAAGATGAAGAAGCTGCAGGATGAGCAGCAGCAAGACTGGGATGCCATCGTCAGAATGATGGTGCGATCAAAGATGCAAACCTACAACGTTGTGCCGGATGGGGAAGATCCTCCATG GGCTCGTCGAGTTTTCCGTGTACTCGTGACGATCGGTGTTTCATTCATCTGTGGTTGTAACCTTAGCGAACGGACATACCACAAGCACGTCATCCGGACAAACCATCCATAG
- the LOC127779009 gene encoding uncharacterized protein LOC127779009 encodes MPRSCLRPLPILPAAGRASPSPWRAGRSRRSGTVATEEEEEAAGVMARGCREGSRSTSPRGNTSCGTRRWLTPSSRRPASSPPTPSSRSAGHGEPHQTPPPGRRQGRRRYPAWFSRSTAAWFQFFNCFLKYITSLTNTTILGPANFTLPFYSSI; translated from the coding sequence ATGCCGCGGAGCTGCCTCCGGCCTCTCCCAATTCTTCCGGCGGCTGGACGTGCGAGCCCATCGCCATGGCGGGCGGGAAGATCCAGAAGAAGCGGCACGGTGgcaacggaggaggaggaggaggcggcgggggtgaTGGCGCGCGGCTGCAGGGAGGGATCCCGTTCGACAAGTCCAAGGGGCAACACATCCTGCGGAACCCGGCGCTGGTTGACTCCATCGTCGAGAAGGCCGGCCTCAAGCCCACCGACACCGTCCTCGAGATCGGCTGGGCACGGGGAACCTCACCAAACGCCTCCTCCAGGCCGGCGTCAAGGCCGTCGTCGCTACCCCGCATGGTTCTCGAGGTCAACCGCCGCATGGTTCCAGTTCTTTAAttgttttctaaaatatattacaagCCTAACTAATACTACCATTCTAGGTCCCGCTAATTTTACATTACCTTTTTACTCCAGCATATGA